The nucleotide window GTAATTTTGACTTCATTTTCTCTTCATTGTGGAGTTCAGCCTCCACTTCTGTTTTCTTACTCTCAACCTTGCTATATTCTATTTCGTATCTCGCCTTCTTTCCACCCTCGATTTCTGTGACTGTTTTTGTCTCTGATATATACATTTCTTTGCTTTTGACATGCTTGTCAGAGGAACATCTACCTGTGCACACGGTGCATTTACCACCACTCATGGCTTTACAGCTCTTCAGATCAGTAATCCACCAGCATCCTAGGTGGCAGTTCTCTTCACATTTCTGACAACACATTGcctcatttccaaaaatggaaGTTTGAAAGATTTCGATCTTTCGTTTGAATTTCTTCTCAACCTTTATTGTAATGTCTTTCTCGGCCTCCATTGTTTTcatgacattttcaattttctTCAGCTCCTGCCTTTTGGATTCAATCTGAGcgttgcttttgtttatgctcTTGACTAAATTGTCAAGGGTCAGACGATCTCTCAAAACCTTTTCAGTGATCCTCAAATTTTGTGTCGTCGTACTATTCAACCAGCTCATGAATTCGTCGGTGCTTCTCTGGCCCAGGTCCCATTTTGCATCGTATACACTGTCATTCTTCACCTGACTTCTATCAGACTGAAAGTTgtcaaaaagaaaatgaatgggctGATTCCTGTCATTTTTAGCCACAGAAATGTTGCATTTGTCAATGGCTGCAAAAACATTGTAATGAAATATTTCTTCTGCATGTGTTATAAACACCACCATATTTCCCCCAACATTTTTTCCAAATAAGGACTGAATTGCATCAAACATATACAGTTGTTTGTCATCAAGGCAGGCCAGAGAATCTTTCACTACTATGCCAATTGCATCGATAGAGTAAATTCCCTCATGAGATGAGAATAAAGTGTACAGCCTCTTAGCAATCATCTCATCACTCACCAACCCTTCTTCTGTGTCTCCAAATCCAGGCATGTCTAAGATTGAGAAGGATATTGGCCTTTCCTTAATGAAGACCTCATAAACCGTGAGACATGTTGTTTTAGACTTAGTTTGGTCATATTCTGTCTCTTCTGAGATCTGAAACCAGATATTGTCTTCCTTCTTCACCCCCACAATGTAATTAATCATGCTGTTGATGAGGGTGGTTTTGCCTGTTCCCGTTTGCCCCACTAGCATGATGGTTCTGTTCTTTTTACTGTCGTCTCTCTGTCCAAAGGTCCATCTTCTGACCGTTTCATCCCCACTCACATATTCCTTCTTTGTTTTAAGTTGGTATAGATCTGGTGATCCTGATTTAATCTGACAACATTCCTTCGTCAATCTTTCAACGAGGGTCCTTTCATAAGGAAGATTACAAAGCAagttaatgttttatttgtaaGTAATATTGTTATATTATAATGCCTAATAAAtgatgcaaaaatatatagcctggtcctaccatactctcgcacattcataatgtacagagagtctgaatctgcggtatattcacaggtttccctgaagacaaaaaatgtgcaggtccaatcagcgaacagagggagtagctgagaatgatgacgttgaggtttgtgctagtttgagcatgtcacgtcacgaccaaacgtttgcgattggttat belongs to Sardina pilchardus chromosome 16, fSarPil1.1, whole genome shotgun sequence and includes:
- the LOC134059878 gene encoding uncharacterized protein LOC134059878 isoform X1, which produces MSYIQEQQDALLTSKVESGEVRSDPDSDDSMGRDNNIVSGQAGRSSPTFSLVSMKSDQSMNMPLSFTTESDPSSSQYGTGPGGLPCADCQKEAKPTCLTYCGIHAKKHKTCSELQSYKTSTKKKHQQTLVERLTKECCQIKSGSPDLYQLKTKKEYVSGDETVRRWTFGQRDDSKKNRTIMLVGQTGTGKTTLINSMINYIVGVKKEDNIWFQISEETEYDQTKSKTTCLTVYEVFIKERPISFSILDMPGFGDTEEGLVSDEMIAKRLYTLFSSHEGIYSIDAIGIVVKDSLACLDDKQLYMFDAIQSLFGKNVGGNMVVFITHAEEIFHYNVFAAIDKCNISVAKNDRNQPIHFLFDNFQSDRSQVKNDSVYDAKWDLGQRSTDEFMSWLNSTTTQNLRITEKVLRDRLTLDNLVKSINKSNAQIESKRQELKKIENVMKTMEAEKDITIKVEKKFKRKIEIFQTSIFGNEAMCCQKCEENCHLGCWWITDLKSCKAMSGGKCTVCTGRCSSDKHVKSKEMYISETKTVTEIEGGKKARYEIEYSKVESKKTEVEAELHNEEKMKSKLLDETYDHISKLEDFALKQLSVFTLVHLDFLIEQMKKMETDNTEKVKILEDKMKSQVDVSSRKALRYYRCNKSQS
- the LOC134059878 gene encoding uncharacterized protein LOC134059878 isoform X2; translated protein: MHCSQARLKVGKFAQTLTVTIAWVETTTFGQAGRSSPTFSLVSMKSDQSMNMPLSFTTESDPSSSQYGTGPGGLPCADCQKEAKPTCLTYCGIHAKKHKTCSELQSYKTSTKKKHQQTLVERLTKECCQIKSGSPDLYQLKTKKEYVSGDETVRRWTFGQRDDSKKNRTIMLVGQTGTGKTTLINSMINYIVGVKKEDNIWFQISEETEYDQTKSKTTCLTVYEVFIKERPISFSILDMPGFGDTEEGLVSDEMIAKRLYTLFSSHEGIYSIDAIGIVVKDSLACLDDKQLYMFDAIQSLFGKNVGGNMVVFITHAEEIFHYNVFAAIDKCNISVAKNDRNQPIHFLFDNFQSDRSQVKNDSVYDAKWDLGQRSTDEFMSWLNSTTTQNLRITEKVLRDRLTLDNLVKSINKSNAQIESKRQELKKIENVMKTMEAEKDITIKVEKKFKRKIEIFQTSIFGNEAMCCQKCEENCHLGCWWITDLKSCKAMSGGKCTVCTGRCSSDKHVKSKEMYISETKTVTEIEGGKKARYEIEYSKVESKKTEVEAELHNEEKMKSKLLDETYDHISKLEDFALKQLSVFTLVHLDFLIEQMKKMETDNTEKVKILEDKMKSQVDVSSRKALRYYRCNKSQS